In Streptomyces sp. 840.1, one DNA window encodes the following:
- a CDS encoding dipeptide/oligopeptide/nickel ABC transporter permease/ATP-binding protein — translation MSDNLPAAPATPAAALPGLARPHGIPRRLLRNPLGAVSLTVLLLLVAAVLLAPLLAPQDPGLSSLGDAFAGPSGGHPLGMDSAGRDILSRILYGGRNTFGGALIALAIALALGVPSGLLAGYHGGRFDSVASWAVNLVMALPAMVVLLASRAILGPNVWVLMVVLGVLVAPSFFRLVRGIVANVRGELYVDAAKVSGLSDIRIVARHVLIVVRGPIIIQVALVAGLAIGLQAGLEFLGVGSGSTATWGAMLNEAFQNIQREPELLLWPGLALGLTNGALVLLATALRDVLEDRTGEPARRRTAGKRHRAAAPEAAAPDTAGDRAPLLSIRGLAVAYGRPDGTEKEVVHGIDLDVRPGEIVGLVGESGSGKTQTAFSVLGILPEGGRISRGSVLVAGQEVAGLPERAHRALRGRTVAYIPQEPMSNLDPAFTIGSQLTEPMRYVLGVSRAEAARRAVDLLRLVEIPEPEQVMRRYPHEISGGMAQRVLIAGAMSCDPALLVADEPTTALDVRVQAEVLDLLRRLQRERNLGVLLVTHNLGVVADVCDRVTVMNAGRIVETGDTEQVLHAPRDPYTRTLLDAVLDEAPARAPWQPREARSTPA, via the coding sequence ATGAGCGACAACCTCCCCGCCGCCCCGGCCACGCCCGCGGCGGCCCTGCCGGGCCTCGCCCGCCCCCACGGCATCCCGCGCCGCCTGCTGCGCAACCCCCTGGGCGCGGTCTCCCTCACCGTCCTGCTGCTCCTGGTGGCGGCCGTCCTGCTGGCCCCGCTGCTCGCCCCCCAGGACCCCGGGCTCTCCTCGCTCGGTGACGCCTTCGCGGGCCCGAGCGGCGGCCACCCGCTCGGCATGGACTCGGCGGGCCGCGACATCCTCTCCCGCATCCTGTACGGCGGACGCAACACCTTCGGCGGCGCGCTCATCGCCCTGGCCATCGCCCTCGCCCTCGGCGTGCCTTCCGGGCTGCTCGCCGGCTACCACGGCGGGAGGTTCGACTCCGTCGCCAGCTGGGCCGTCAACCTCGTCATGGCGCTGCCCGCCATGGTCGTCCTGCTGGCGTCCCGCGCCATCCTCGGCCCGAACGTCTGGGTTCTGATGGTGGTGCTCGGCGTCCTGGTCGCACCGAGCTTCTTCCGCCTGGTGCGCGGCATCGTCGCCAACGTCCGGGGCGAGCTGTACGTCGACGCCGCGAAGGTCTCGGGCCTCTCCGACATCCGCATCGTCGCCCGCCACGTGCTGATCGTGGTGCGCGGCCCCATCATCATCCAGGTCGCACTCGTCGCGGGGCTCGCCATCGGCCTCCAGGCCGGGCTCGAATTCCTCGGCGTCGGCAGCGGATCCACCGCGACCTGGGGCGCCATGCTCAACGAGGCGTTCCAGAACATCCAGCGCGAACCGGAACTGCTGCTGTGGCCCGGCCTCGCGCTGGGCCTGACCAACGGCGCGCTGGTGCTCCTGGCGACGGCCCTGCGCGATGTGCTGGAGGACCGTACCGGCGAACCCGCCCGGCGCCGCACGGCCGGCAAACGGCACCGGGCAGCCGCCCCCGAGGCCGCCGCCCCGGACACGGCCGGTGACCGTGCACCGCTGCTGTCGATCCGCGGCCTGGCCGTGGCGTACGGCCGCCCGGACGGCACCGAGAAGGAGGTCGTGCACGGCATCGACCTCGACGTCCGGCCCGGCGAGATCGTCGGCCTGGTCGGTGAGTCGGGCTCCGGGAAGACCCAGACCGCGTTCTCCGTACTCGGCATCCTCCCCGAGGGCGGCCGGATCAGCCGGGGCAGCGTCCTGGTGGCCGGCCAGGAGGTCGCCGGACTGCCCGAACGCGCTCACCGGGCGCTGCGCGGCCGCACCGTGGCCTACATCCCGCAGGAACCCATGAGCAACCTGGACCCCGCCTTCACCATCGGTAGCCAGCTCACCGAACCGATGCGGTACGTCCTCGGCGTCTCGCGCGCCGAGGCCGCCCGCCGCGCCGTCGACCTGCTGCGGCTCGTGGAGATCCCCGAACCGGAGCAGGTCATGCGCCGCTACCCGCACGAGATATCCGGCGGCATGGCGCAGCGGGTACTCATCGCCGGAGCCATGTCCTGCGACCCTGCACTCCTGGTGGCCGACGAACCCACCACCGCCCTGGACGTGCGCGTCCAGGCGGAAGTACTCGACCTGCTGCGCCGGCTGCAGCGGGAGCGCAACCTCGGAGTCCTCCTGGTCACCCACAACCTCGGCGTCGTCGCCGACGTCTGCGACCGGGTCACCGTGATGAACGCGGGCCGCATCGTGGAGACCGGCGACACCGAACAGGTCCTGCACGCCCCCCGCGACCCCTATACCCGAACGCTGCTCGACGCCGTGCTCGACGAGGCCCCCGCACGGGCACCCTGGCAGCCCCGAGAGGCGAGGAGCACCCCGGCATGA
- a CDS encoding ABC transporter permease, which translates to MLTFIARRIAAGVLLLVVISLFSYLLLSIPGTDVGRQLLGQGASQSAIDAKNASLGLDRPVIAQYTDWLSHAVRGDFGTSWFTSEDVTQAIANRLPVTVSLMLGVTLVTAVVSFLLGVWAGVRRGAVDRVVQVLGVIGYALPGFLVTLVLVLVFAVRLNWFPAIGYVPFTESPGDWLSTITLPVLALSVASVAGVSQQVRGAVVDVLRQDYVRTLRARGLPASRIVLRHVLRNASAPALSVLGMQFVGLLGGAVLVEQIFALPGIGGMTVTYTTRGDIPVIMALVMLTVVGVVLINLLVDILIGWLNPKARVA; encoded by the coding sequence ATGCTGACCTTCATCGCCCGCAGAATCGCCGCCGGAGTCCTGCTCCTGGTCGTCATCTCCCTGTTCTCCTACCTGCTGCTGTCGATCCCCGGCACGGACGTGGGCCGCCAGCTCCTCGGCCAGGGCGCGTCGCAGAGCGCCATCGACGCGAAGAACGCCTCGCTCGGCCTGGACCGCCCCGTGATCGCGCAGTACACCGACTGGCTCTCCCACGCGGTACGCGGCGACTTCGGCACGTCCTGGTTCACCAGCGAGGACGTCACCCAGGCCATCGCCAACCGGCTGCCCGTCACGGTCAGCCTGATGCTCGGCGTCACCCTCGTCACCGCCGTCGTCTCCTTCCTGCTCGGCGTCTGGGCGGGCGTGCGGCGCGGCGCCGTCGACCGCGTGGTGCAGGTACTCGGTGTCATCGGGTACGCCCTGCCCGGCTTCCTGGTCACGCTGGTCCTGGTCCTCGTCTTCGCCGTCCGGCTGAACTGGTTCCCCGCCATCGGGTACGTCCCGTTCACCGAGTCACCCGGCGACTGGCTCTCGACCATCACCCTGCCGGTGCTCGCCCTGTCGGTGGCCTCCGTCGCCGGCGTCTCCCAGCAGGTGCGCGGCGCCGTCGTCGACGTGCTGCGCCAGGACTACGTACGCACCCTGCGGGCCCGCGGCCTGCCGGCCTCCCGCATCGTGCTCAGGCACGTACTGCGCAACGCCTCCGCGCCCGCGCTCTCCGTACTCGGCATGCAGTTCGTCGGACTGCTCGGCGGCGCCGTGCTGGTCGAGCAGATCTTCGCGCTCCCCGGCATCGGCGGCATGACCGTCACCTACACCACCCGCGGCGACATCCCCGTGATCATGGCGCTCGTCATGCTCACCGTGGTCGGCGTCGTCCTGATCAATCTCCTGGTCGACATCCTGATCGGCTGGCTCAACCCGAAGGCGAGGGTCGCATGA
- a CDS encoding TetR/AcrR family transcriptional regulator — MSQEPRTKGERTRARILDSATELFSRHGFTAVSLREIATHAGLTHAGVLHHFSGKEALLLEVLSLRDRNDAARLFPRLLDPEACEPPPGERLRRLIGVIVRNSHTPGLVSLYARLSAEASEPGHPAHGYFVQRYARLRTEVAILLAALFDAAEPPVRADPARAAQQLLAVLDGLQVQWLLEPDAVLMEELVRDFLARYGLPTAEAATPGPDQVSS, encoded by the coding sequence TTGAGCCAGGAGCCCCGGACGAAGGGCGAGCGCACCCGCGCCCGCATCCTCGACTCCGCGACCGAACTGTTCTCCCGTCACGGCTTCACCGCCGTCTCCCTGCGCGAGATCGCCACGCACGCGGGACTCACCCACGCGGGAGTGCTCCACCACTTCTCCGGCAAGGAGGCCCTCCTGCTGGAGGTGCTCAGCCTGCGCGACCGCAACGACGCCGCACGGCTCTTTCCGCGCCTCCTCGACCCGGAGGCGTGCGAGCCCCCGCCCGGCGAGCGGCTGCGCCGCCTCATCGGTGTGATCGTGCGCAACAGCCACACCCCCGGTCTCGTCTCCCTGTACGCGCGGCTTTCCGCCGAGGCCTCGGAGCCCGGCCATCCGGCCCACGGCTACTTCGTGCAGCGGTACGCGCGGCTGCGCACCGAGGTCGCCATCCTGCTGGCCGCCCTGTTCGATGCCGCGGAACCGCCCGTGCGGGCCGATCCGGCCCGCGCCGCCCAGCAGTTGCTGGCCGTGCTGGACGGGTTGCAGGTCCAGTGGCTGCTGGAGCCGGACGCGGTCCTGATGGAGGAGCTGGTACGTGATTTCCTCGCCCGGTACGGACTGCCCACCGCCGAGGCAGCCACGCCCGGCCCGGACCAGGTCAGCTCCTGA
- a CDS encoding SGNH/GDSL hydrolase family protein — MPLHRSLPRFARPPARRAAVGAGAALAVAGLLGMAVAQPAAAHPGDRTPSGRSAAAPAPRYVALGDSYSSGLGIPEETDLNCGRSSRNYPSLVAEAIHAAQVTDVTCAGADTTHMTHRQGSAPAQLDALRPDTTVVTLGIGGNDLDLTGLLTRCVLVAYLAPDGTPCRTSFTLFGTDEVRSRINATGPKIEAVIEEIHTRSPKAEVYLVGYPAIFPEDGSACRDLIPLATGDFPWVRDKTKQLDSMLAEQAAVYGATYVDAYKPSVGHDACAADGVRYIEPKDTGSAAGFHPNAAGHRSTAAAVLAAIRS; from the coding sequence ATGCCGCTGCACCGTTCTTTGCCCCGGTTCGCAAGGCCCCCGGCCCGCCGGGCCGCCGTAGGGGCGGGGGCCGCGCTGGCCGTCGCCGGGCTGCTCGGCATGGCGGTCGCCCAGCCCGCGGCGGCGCACCCGGGCGACCGCACGCCGTCCGGCCGGAGCGCGGCGGCCCCCGCGCCCCGGTACGTCGCGCTCGGCGACTCGTACAGCTCCGGCCTCGGCATCCCCGAGGAGACGGACCTGAACTGCGGGCGCTCCAGCCGGAACTATCCGTCCCTGGTGGCCGAGGCGATCCACGCGGCCCAGGTCACCGACGTGACCTGTGCGGGAGCCGACACGACCCACATGACGCATCGGCAGGGGTCCGCCCCCGCCCAGCTGGACGCCCTGCGGCCGGACACGACAGTGGTCACCCTGGGCATCGGCGGCAACGACCTCGACCTGACGGGCCTGCTCACCCGCTGCGTCCTGGTCGCCTACCTGGCGCCCGACGGGACCCCCTGCAGGACGAGCTTCACCCTGTTCGGTACGGACGAGGTCCGCTCCCGGATCAACGCCACCGGGCCGAAGATCGAGGCGGTCATCGAGGAGATCCACACCCGCTCCCCGAAGGCCGAGGTGTACCTGGTCGGCTACCCGGCCATCTTCCCCGAGGACGGCTCGGCCTGCCGCGACCTGATCCCGCTGGCGACCGGCGACTTCCCCTGGGTACGGGACAAGACCAAGCAGCTCGACTCCATGCTCGCCGAGCAGGCGGCCGTCTACGGCGCCACCTACGTCGACGCCTACAAGCCGTCGGTGGGCCATGACGCCTGCGCGGCTGACGGGGTGCGGTACATCGAGCCCAAGGACACCGGGAGCGCCGCCGGTTTCCACCCCAACGCCGCCGGGCACCGGAGCACGGCCGCCGCGGTCCTCGCGGCGATCAGGAGCTGA
- a CDS encoding glycoside hydrolase family 3 C-terminal domain-containing protein: protein MTQQNHSPASVGPASDSGRSLAVKASLTSGAGDFVTEAAAGVPAVSVSDGPHGLRLPKESGDGGQLDLHSAAPATCFPPAVALGSSWDPALVERVGGALAAEARAHGVHVLLGPGINIKRSPLCGRNFEYFSEDPHLTAEMGGAMVRGLQEAGVGAALKHYAANNQETDRMRVSADIDERPLREIYLRAFERIVRRDRPWSVMASYNAVNGVPVSENHRLLTDILRTEWGFDGIVMSDWGAVRDRVAALRAGLDLQMPATGGRTDAEVVAAVERGELDVAVLDAAVERLARFAHRATAAGRTDGETLPQEAHHRLAREAAERCVVLLKNDAALLPLDPRTGSVAVIGELARTPRYQGAGSSQVTPTRLDVPLDGLRESAEGARVEFAAGYALPGAEPEPDEASLVEEAERLAASSDTVLLFLGLAAQDESEGFDRDHIDLPAAQLRLLERVAAANPRVVVVLSNGGVVRTAPWQELAPAVVEGWLLGQAGGAALARVLFGAVNPSGRLAETIPLRLEDSPSYLSFPGEEGHVRYGEGVFVGYRGYDARRTEVAFPFGHGLSYTTFGYSGLSVDTASDGSRYEVRIRVANTGERSGREIVQIYTRGPLDGAVARPERELRGFAAVDLEPGESREVRIVVDRDDLAHYSEREGGRHVEGGAYAFEAAASSRDIRLSVDVPVQGDPSRIRLTGRHTLAEWFGHPVGGPLLMARFAAGGEGGQGSAAMADPVMRRFLSGIPLDVIAEFPQGSLTPEDVVALTARVAAARDAEDEREDGGGA from the coding sequence ATGACCCAGCAGAACCACTCCCCCGCCTCCGTCGGCCCCGCCTCGGACTCCGGTCGGAGCCTCGCCGTGAAGGCGTCGCTGACCAGTGGGGCGGGGGACTTCGTGACCGAGGCGGCCGCAGGCGTACCGGCCGTATCGGTGTCCGACGGGCCGCACGGCCTGCGGCTGCCCAAGGAGAGCGGCGACGGCGGCCAGCTCGATCTGCACAGCGCGGCCCCGGCCACCTGCTTCCCACCGGCCGTGGCACTCGGCAGCAGCTGGGATCCCGCACTCGTCGAGCGGGTGGGCGGGGCCCTCGCCGCCGAGGCCCGCGCGCACGGCGTCCACGTACTGCTGGGTCCGGGCATCAACATCAAGCGGTCGCCGCTGTGCGGGCGGAACTTCGAGTACTTCTCCGAGGACCCGCACCTGACCGCCGAGATGGGCGGTGCGATGGTGCGCGGGCTGCAGGAGGCGGGAGTGGGCGCCGCGTTGAAGCACTACGCGGCGAACAACCAGGAGACCGACCGCATGCGGGTCAGCGCCGACATCGACGAGCGCCCCCTGCGCGAGATCTACCTCCGCGCCTTCGAACGCATCGTCCGCCGCGACCGCCCCTGGTCCGTGATGGCCTCCTACAACGCCGTCAACGGAGTGCCGGTCAGCGAGAACCACCGGCTCCTCACCGACATCCTGCGCACCGAGTGGGGCTTCGACGGCATCGTCATGTCCGACTGGGGCGCGGTGCGCGACCGTGTCGCCGCCCTGCGCGCCGGACTCGATCTGCAGATGCCCGCCACCGGCGGGCGGACCGACGCCGAGGTCGTCGCCGCCGTCGAACGCGGCGAGCTGGACGTCGCGGTGCTCGACGCGGCGGTGGAGCGGCTCGCCCGCTTCGCGCACCGGGCCACCGCCGCCGGCCGCACCGACGGCGAGACGCTGCCGCAGGAGGCCCACCACCGGCTCGCGCGGGAAGCGGCGGAGCGGTGCGTGGTACTGCTCAAGAACGACGCGGCGCTGCTCCCGCTGGACCCTCGGACCGGCAGCGTCGCCGTCATCGGCGAACTCGCCCGCACCCCCCGCTACCAGGGCGCGGGCAGCTCCCAGGTGACCCCGACCCGGCTGGACGTCCCGCTGGATGGGCTGCGGGAGTCGGCCGAGGGAGCACGGGTGGAGTTCGCCGCCGGATACGCGCTACCGGGCGCCGAACCGGAGCCCGACGAGGCGTCGCTCGTCGAGGAGGCGGAGCGGCTCGCCGCCTCCAGCGACACGGTGCTGCTGTTCCTCGGACTGGCCGCGCAGGACGAGTCCGAGGGCTTCGACCGCGACCACATCGACCTGCCGGCCGCCCAGCTCCGGCTCCTGGAGCGGGTCGCCGCCGCCAACCCGAGGGTCGTGGTGGTCCTGTCCAACGGCGGCGTCGTCCGCACCGCACCCTGGCAGGAGCTGGCCCCCGCCGTCGTCGAGGGCTGGCTCCTCGGGCAGGCCGGCGGCGCCGCGCTCGCGCGGGTCCTGTTCGGCGCGGTCAACCCCTCGGGCCGGCTCGCCGAGACGATTCCGCTGCGGCTGGAGGACTCCCCCTCGTATCTGTCCTTCCCCGGCGAGGAGGGCCATGTCCGCTACGGGGAGGGCGTGTTCGTGGGCTACCGCGGCTACGACGCACGCCGCACCGAGGTCGCCTTCCCGTTCGGGCACGGCCTGTCGTACACGACCTTCGGGTACTCCGGTCTGAGCGTGGACACCGCATCCGACGGTTCTCGGTACGAGGTGCGGATCCGGGTGGCCAACACCGGGGAGCGGTCCGGGCGCGAGATCGTCCAGATCTATACCCGAGGACCGCTGGACGGCGCGGTGGCCCGCCCCGAGCGCGAACTGCGGGGCTTCGCGGCGGTGGATCTGGAGCCGGGCGAGTCCCGCGAGGTCCGCATCGTGGTGGACCGCGACGACCTCGCCCACTACAGCGAACGCGAGGGCGGCCGACACGTGGAGGGCGGTGCGTACGCCTTTGAGGCCGCCGCCTCCTCCCGGGACATCAGGCTGTCCGTGGACGTTCCGGTGCAGGGCGACCCGTCGCGGATCAGGCTGACGGGGCGCCACACCCTGGCGGAGTGGTTCGGGCACCCGGTCGGCGGGCCGCTGCTCATGGCGCGGTTCGCCGCCGGCGGCGAGGGTGGCCAGGGCTCGGCGGCGATGGCCGATCCGGTGATGCGCCGCTTCCTGTCCGGCATCCCGCTGGACGTGATCGCCGAGTTCCCGCAGGGCAGCCTCACGCCCGAGGACGTGGTGGCGCTGACAGCCCGGGTGGCGGCGGCCAGGGACGCGGAGGACGAGCGGGAGGACGGCGGCGGTGCCTGA
- a CDS encoding serine hydrolase translates to MPEAGAGVDGRTASGWEGVLEAFARAQAPDPGAAQLTVHHRGRVVVDAWTTGRPDGSQAHGPDSVGVLMSVTKGMVAVCVHLLSERGELDPDAPVARYWPEYAVRGKERTTVADLLTHSAGLPSFGEAPGDVDTADLLDRPGCVARLAGARPVWQPGTACQYHALTYGHLAGEVVRRITGKPVGEFFAAEIAAPLGLDLWIGLPQREEHRFVPQHSHAPPPTQEAITPALRAVGLGPGDRLTRSLLASFTELSAVTAAFGTREGRAAEIPAAGGIGNARSLSRLYAAVIGHVDGVRLLSPLTVERARAPRTDHLPPPAPLVRPADADPGRFGLGFELPRRGLPMLGEGSFGHAGAGGRLGMAHPGSGLAVGYTCTRMSWTGTGPDPRWVPWTRAIHEAAATTRGG, encoded by the coding sequence GTGCCTGAGGCCGGCGCGGGCGTCGACGGGCGCACCGCCTCCGGGTGGGAGGGGGTGCTGGAGGCGTTCGCCCGAGCGCAGGCACCGGACCCCGGTGCCGCCCAGCTGACCGTGCACCACCGCGGCCGGGTCGTCGTCGACGCGTGGACCACAGGGCGGCCCGACGGCTCACAGGCCCACGGCCCGGACTCCGTGGGGGTGCTGATGTCCGTCACCAAGGGCATGGTCGCCGTCTGCGTGCATCTGCTCAGCGAGCGCGGGGAGCTCGATCCGGACGCGCCCGTGGCGCGCTACTGGCCCGAGTACGCGGTCCGGGGGAAGGAACGGACGACGGTCGCCGATCTGCTCACGCACAGCGCGGGGCTGCCCTCGTTCGGCGAGGCTCCGGGGGACGTGGACACCGCGGACCTGCTCGACCGGCCCGGCTGCGTCGCCCGGCTGGCCGGCGCGCGGCCGGTGTGGCAGCCGGGCACCGCCTGCCAGTACCACGCCCTCACCTACGGGCACTTGGCCGGTGAGGTGGTCCGGCGGATCACCGGGAAGCCGGTCGGGGAGTTCTTCGCGGCCGAGATCGCCGCCCCACTGGGGCTCGACCTGTGGATCGGGCTGCCCCAGCGGGAGGAGCACCGGTTCGTACCGCAGCACTCCCACGCGCCGCCGCCCACGCAAGAGGCGATCACCCCGGCGCTCCGGGCCGTCGGCCTGGGCCCCGGGGACCGGCTGACCCGGTCGCTCCTGGCGTCCTTCACCGAACTGAGCGCCGTCACAGCCGCGTTCGGCACCCGGGAAGGCCGCGCCGCCGAGATCCCCGCCGCGGGCGGCATCGGCAACGCCCGCTCACTGTCGCGGCTCTACGCGGCCGTGATCGGGCACGTCGACGGCGTACGGCTGCTGTCGCCGCTCACGGTGGAACGGGCGCGCGCACCCCGCACCGACCACCTGCCGCCGCCCGCGCCGCTGGTCCGTCCCGCAGACGCCGACCCGGGCCGCTTCGGGCTCGGCTTCGAACTCCCGCGCCGCGGGCTGCCGATGCTGGGCGAGGGATCCTTCGGCCACGCGGGCGCCGGCGGCCGGCTGGGCATGGCCCACCCCGGGAGCGGCCTGGCCGTGGGCTACACCTGCACGCGGATGTCGTGGACGGGGACCGGACCCGATCCCCGCTGGGTGCCGTGGACTCGCGCGATCCACGAGGCGGCGGCAACAACGCGCGGCGGCTGA
- a CDS encoding TetR/AcrR family transcriptional regulator, translating to MAKRGPYEKGEAKRSEILHAALEIFAAEGYRGTSLRKVAARCNLSLPGLMHYFDSKEDLLTQVLRVRDETARERQRERAGPEAYREIIREGASTPGLVELFVSMSAAASDPEHPAHAHFAARYPTLRERVAEYLQQRMDEGEMRTDIPPERLAVLLIAVADGIQLQWLIDRSTSMEQPIDDVMALLAPRPGD from the coding sequence ATGGCAAAAAGAGGCCCTTACGAGAAGGGCGAGGCGAAGCGCAGCGAGATCCTTCACGCTGCCCTGGAGATCTTCGCCGCCGAGGGATACCGCGGCACCTCCCTGCGCAAGGTCGCGGCCCGGTGCAATCTGAGCCTCCCGGGCCTCATGCACTACTTCGACTCCAAGGAGGACCTGCTCACCCAGGTCCTTCGGGTGCGTGACGAGACGGCGCGGGAACGCCAGCGGGAGCGGGCCGGCCCCGAGGCCTACCGCGAGATCATCCGGGAGGGCGCGAGCACACCCGGACTCGTCGAGCTGTTCGTCTCCATGTCCGCGGCGGCCAGCGATCCGGAGCACCCGGCCCACGCCCACTTCGCCGCCCGCTACCCGACCCTGCGCGAGCGCGTCGCGGAGTACCTTCAGCAACGGATGGACGAGGGCGAGATGCGTACGGACATCCCGCCGGAGCGCCTCGCGGTGCTGCTCATCGCGGTGGCGGACGGGATCCAGCTGCAGTGGCTGATCGACCGCTCGACATCCATGGAGCAGCCGATCGACGACGTGATGGCGCTGCTGGCCCCGAGGCCGGGGGACTGA
- a CDS encoding family 1 glycosylhydrolase — protein sequence MTPSAESELVLPDGFLMGAATSAHQIEGNNVSSDWWALENMPDTFVAEPSGDAADSFHRWPEDMDLLRDLGFNAYRFSIEWARIEPEQGRVSRAAVAHYRAMVRGALERGLTPVVTLHHFTSPHWFSERGGWAAPDAAELFAAYTSTALDVLRAGVRHVATINEPNMVALMYAIRRHATQHGWGGAAGSGENGAAAGGLGAVEPAADITESLIRAHRAASTVLKAAGLGLQVGWTVANQVYQAEPGAQETADAYARPREDVFLEAARDDDWIGVQAYTRHLIGPDGPLPVPEGAETTLTGWEFYPEALGEAVRHTARLLPGIPVLVTENGIATGDDERRIAYTARALASLADAMRDGIDVRGYLHWSALDNYEWGTYRPTFGLIAVDPRTFARTPKQSAHWLGILARSRRIPGAPAGAPALRLG from the coding sequence ATGACGCCCTCGGCTGAGTCCGAACTCGTGCTGCCGGACGGCTTTTTGATGGGAGCCGCCACCTCTGCCCACCAGATCGAGGGCAACAACGTCTCCAGCGACTGGTGGGCTCTGGAGAACATGCCCGACACCTTCGTCGCCGAGCCGAGCGGGGATGCCGCGGACAGCTTCCACCGCTGGCCCGAGGACATGGACCTGCTGCGGGACCTCGGCTTCAACGCCTACCGCTTCAGCATCGAATGGGCGCGCATCGAGCCCGAGCAGGGCCGGGTTTCGAGGGCGGCCGTCGCGCACTACCGCGCGATGGTGCGCGGGGCGCTCGAACGCGGGCTGACCCCTGTGGTGACCCTGCACCACTTCACCTCCCCGCACTGGTTCAGCGAGCGCGGCGGCTGGGCCGCACCGGACGCGGCGGAGCTCTTCGCGGCCTACACGAGTACCGCACTCGATGTCCTGCGCGCCGGGGTACGCCACGTGGCGACCATCAACGAGCCCAACATGGTCGCCCTGATGTACGCCATCCGGCGGCACGCCACCCAGCACGGCTGGGGCGGGGCCGCCGGCTCCGGTGAGAACGGCGCGGCGGCCGGCGGCCTCGGCGCCGTCGAGCCCGCCGCCGACATCACCGAGTCCCTCATCCGCGCCCACCGCGCGGCGAGCACCGTCCTGAAGGCCGCCGGCCTCGGGCTCCAGGTCGGCTGGACCGTGGCCAACCAGGTGTACCAGGCCGAGCCCGGAGCGCAGGAGACGGCGGACGCCTACGCCCGCCCGCGCGAGGACGTGTTCCTGGAGGCCGCCCGCGACGACGACTGGATCGGCGTACAGGCCTACACCCGCCACCTCATCGGCCCCGACGGACCGCTGCCCGTCCCCGAGGGCGCCGAGACCACGCTGACCGGCTGGGAGTTCTACCCCGAGGCGCTGGGCGAGGCCGTCCGGCACACCGCACGGCTGCTTCCCGGCATCCCGGTCCTCGTCACCGAGAACGGCATCGCCACCGGGGACGACGAGCGGCGCATCGCCTACACCGCACGCGCCCTCGCAAGCCTCGCGGACGCCATGCGCGACGGCATCGACGTGCGCGGCTACCTCCACTGGAGCGCGCTGGACAACTACGAATGGGGCACCTACCGGCCGACGTTCGGGCTGATCGCGGTCGACCCGCGCACCTTCGCGCGCACCCCGAAGCAGTCGGCCCACTGGCTCGGGATCCTGGCCCGCTCCCGGCGCATACCCGGCGCCCCGGCGGGCGCTCCGGCCCTCCGTCTAGGCTGA